A portion of the Pirellulales bacterium genome contains these proteins:
- a CDS encoding NADH-quinone oxidoreductase subunit C: MRGTTFFDRLKNRFGEAITGANLDAIDPWIEVSPAGLVPLCLYLKSEPDLRFDMLSCITGVDYFEPDPKKAAKVTWQPHLEVVYHLWSVPNRVSLVLKVMLPRWKNDIPGELPECPSVSGVWATADWHEREVYDLSGVQFTDHPNLRRILCPEDWEGYPLRKDYEMPLEYHGIRGR; encoded by the coding sequence ATGCGTGGCACAACTTTTTTTGACCGACTAAAGAATCGCTTTGGGGAGGCAATCACCGGGGCTAATTTGGACGCCATTGATCCCTGGATCGAAGTCTCCCCCGCTGGCTTGGTCCCTCTATGCCTATACCTCAAGTCCGAGCCGGATTTGCGATTTGACATGCTTAGCTGTATCACAGGAGTGGATTACTTTGAGCCCGATCCTAAAAAAGCAGCAAAAGTTACCTGGCAACCTCATCTCGAAGTGGTCTACCACCTTTGGAGCGTGCCCAATCGAGTCAGCCTGGTATTAAAGGTCATGCTGCCCCGCTGGAAGAATGACATCCCGGGAGAATTGCCAGAGTGCCCCTCGGTCAGCGGAGTTTGGGCGACCGCCGATTGGCACGAACGGGAGGTTTACGACCTGAGCGGGGTCCAATTTACCGATCATCCGAATTTGCGGCGGATTTTATGCCCCGAGGACTGGGAGGGTTACCCACTCCGTAAGGATTACGAAATGCCACTGGAGTATCATGGAATTCGGGGACGGTGA